Proteins from a genomic interval of Zingiber officinale cultivar Zhangliang chromosome 2A, Zo_v1.1, whole genome shotgun sequence:
- the LOC122042216 gene encoding bifunctional nuclease 2-like: MQMLKGSVVSQPSVLAHANHVASFAPLPNMNPAKARNFRSIFFGSYGRLKSITRACELFVQPCEKKTWAVCCIFSSSSDGNGSLAGNFDENDEEFVNSSVLEAVEARSESDGLVIKMHDGRSLRCVHNSPQAGNLPYYPPHPAIVLKVEDGSDTLLPLLVVEMSSVLLIAAICQIQLVRPTMYEVVQELIEKMGYAVHLVRITKRIKETYFAKLYLTKVGSKNETISFDIRPSDAINMAVRCKVPIQVNKDLALRDGMKIAEPTKLAVKTVLSYGALFTELDRPDGQPCNEAIEFDMVRNMLIAAVEERYKDAARWRNKLFLHRSKTKSWP, from the exons ATGCAAATGTTGAAGGGATCAGTTGTTTCCCAACCTAGTGTTCTTGCACATGCAAATCATGTTGCAAGTTTTGCTCCTCTGCCTAACATGAACCCGGCAAAGGCTAGAAATTTTCGAAGTATTTTTTTTGGATCGTATGGTAGACTCAAAAGTATTACAAGAGCATGCGAACTTTTTGTTCAACCTTGTGAAAAGAAGACTTGGGCTGTTTGCTGTATTTTCAGTTCCTCTTCTGATGGAAATGGCAGTTTAGCTGGAAACTTCGACGAGAATGATGAGGAATTCGTGAATTCTAGCGTCCTCGAAGCCG TCGAGGCAAGAAGTGAATCGGATGGCCTCGTGATAAAGATGCATGATGGCCGGAGTCTAAGATGTGTTCATAATAGCCCTCAGGCAGGAAACTTGCCCTACTATCCTCCTCACCCAGCCATCGTGTTGAAAGTGGAAGATGGAAGTGATACATTGCTTCCTCTCCTAGTCG TTGAGATGTCGAGCGTATTGCTAATTGCTGCAATTTGTCAGATTCAGCTG GTGAGACCAACCATGTATGAAGTAGTCCAAGAATTGATCGAGAAGATGGGATACGCT GTACACCTTGTTAGAATCACCAAGAGAATAAAAGAAACTTACTTTGCAAAGTTGTATCTGACAAAG GTTGGAAGCAAGAATGAGACTATTAGCTTCGATATCCGACCTTCAGATGCCATTAATATGGCTGTCCGATGCAAG GTACCTATACAAGTCAACAAAGATCTTGCATTGAGGGATGGAATGAAAATAGCCGAGCCAACAAAGTTAGCGGTGAAAACTGTTCTATCATACGGCGCTTTATTTACAGAACTCGATAG GCCTGATGGTCAGCCTTGCAATGAAGCCATTGAGTTTGATATGGTTCGTAACATGCTGATTGCTGCTGTCGAGGAAAGATACAAAGACGCTG CACGGTGGAGGAACAAGCTTTTTCTGCACCGATCAAAGACGAAGAGCTGGCCTTGA